A single region of the Oryzias melastigma strain HK-1 linkage group LG23, ASM292280v2, whole genome shotgun sequence genome encodes:
- the kdm7aa gene encoding lysine-specific demethylase 7A: MAAAPLYCVCRQPYDVSRFMIECDICKDWFHGSCVQVEEHHAVDIDVYHCPNCDVKHGPSLMKKRNNWHRHDYTEPDDGTKPVQAGTSKFVKELQNRTFPSAEEILIRMKGEQVTARFLERHGFNYPIAVTEMEGLGLKLPPSTFSVRDVEQYVGGDKVIDVIDVARQADSKMKLGTFVKYFTNPHRPKVLNLISLEFSDTKMSELVEVPDVARKMSWVENYWPDDSFFPKPFVQKYCLMGVKDSYTDFHIDFGGTSVWYHVLWGEKIFYLIKPTSTNLALYEAWSSSPNQSEVFFGDKVEKCYKCVVSQGTTLLIPTGWIHGVLTSQDCMAFGGNFLHNLNIGMQLRCYEMERRLKTPDLFKFPYFEAICWYVAKNLLEMLKELREDNCPPSTYLVDGVKALISALKTWLKREATQPTSEVPDHIRPNHLIKELTKEIRYLEEEPGSGMKPVKTQGCGAPAGTNGCPATRSALERFCQARRARRAARRLREQQQQAPKLPTNLDILEQHTREVLKRLEVGPLEEDAAFCAKVHGKLNKVSTASAAAAAESLEDNHLRLMMVNGRIIRDVRRPASSPSKAEGERSSPGQSPPKSCADVKSERTQGSPERLGADVKPVLLGGLESGKTDLREDVSGHSSASDVESDSDSPTECKASSSSSSSSSEEDSESSQEEEETGSGHTIQLDQSGQKLRHNCKPLKRERPTSPSTEEAIQGMLSMAGLLCSTNPERPGSTQESWWSNSSQCSRQGGGGMMDSQGNSSEAWDNQGFPSPEAGYQYGDPSMSPPLHPSKRHAPNPPPISNQATKGKRPKKGMATAKQRLGKILKLNRHSHVFV, from the exons CTGTGTACAGGTAGAGGAGCACCATGCTGTGGACATCGATGTTTACCACTGTCCCAACTGTGACGTTAAACACGGACCCTCCCTGA tgAAAAAGCGTAACAACTGGCACAGGCACGACTACACGGAGCCAGACGATGGAACCAAGCCGGTACAGGCGGGCACCTCCAAGTTTGTGAAAGAGCTTCAGAACAGGACCTTTCCCAG CGCCGAGGAGATTTTGATACGAATGAAGGGTGAGCAGGTGACCGCCAGATTCCTGGAGAGACACGGCTTCAACTACCCCATAGCCGTGACTGAGATGGAGGGCCTGGGCCTCAAACTGCCCCCGTCTACGTTTTCTGTCAGGGATGTGGAGCAGTATGTTG GTGGTGACAAAGTTATCGACGTGATAGATGTAGCACGGCAGGCGGACAGCAAGATGAAGCTCGGCACCTTTGTGAAGTATTTCACCAACCCCCATCGACCAAAGGTCCTCAACCTCATCAGCCTGGAGTTCTCTGACACCAA GATGTCGGAGCTGGTGGAGGTTCCTGATGTGGCTCGGAAGATGTCCTGGGTGGAGAACTATTGGCCAGATGACTCCTTCTTCCCTAAGCCGTTTGTGCAGAAGTACTGCCTTATGGGGGTGAAGGACAGCTACACAGACTTCCACATAGACTTTGGAGGAACATCGGTCTGGTATCATGTTCTCTGG GGTGAAAAGATCTTCTACCTGATCAAGCCGACGTCTACCAACCTTGCACTATACGAGGCGTGGAGCTCCTCGCCCAATCAGAGCGAAGTCTTCTTCGGAGACAAAGTGGAGAAGTGCTACAAATGTGTCGTATCCCAGGGAACCACCCTTCTCATCCCTACAG gctggATCCACGGTGTCCTCACCTCTCAGGATTGCATGGCGTTTGGGGGGAACTTCCTTCACAACCTTAATATTGGCATGCAGCTCAG GTGTTATGAAATGGAGCGTCGCCTCAAAACCCCAGACCTCTTTAAGTTTCCGTATTTTGAGGCCATCTGCTGGTACGTGGCCAAGAACCTCCTGGAAATGTTAAAAG AGCTACGAGAGGACAACTGTCCGCCGTCAACCTACCTGGTGGACGGAGTCAAGGCTTTAATCAGTGCACTAAAAACGTGGTTGAAAAGAGAG GCGACACAGCCAACAAGTGAGGTACCTGACCATATCAGGCCCAACCATCTAATTAAAGAGCTGACCAAGGAAATTCGTTACTTGGAG GAGGAGCCAGGAAGTGGTATGAAGCCAGTAAAAACTCAGGGATGTGGAGCGCCGGCGGGAACGAACGGCTGCCCGGCCACGCGCTCCGCACTGGAGAGGTTTTGCCAGGCCCGGCGGGCAAGAAGAGCCGCCCGGCGGCTaagggagcagcagcagcaggctcCCAAGTTACCCACCAACCTGGACATCCTGGAGCAGCACACCAGGGAGGTGCTGAAGAGGCTGGAGGTGGGGCCGCTGGAGGAG GATGCAGCGTTTTGTGCCAAGGTTCACGGGAAACTCAACAAGGTGTCAACAGCATCAGCAGCCGCCGCCGCAGAATCGCTAGAAGACAACCACCTACGGCTCATGATGGTCAACGGGAGAATCATCAG AGACGTCCGGCGGCCGGCCAGCAGTCCCTCGAAGGCTGAGGGGGAGCGGTCATCTCCGGGTCAGAGCCCGCCAAAGAGCTGCGCGGACGTGAAGTCGGAAAGAACACAAGGCAGTCCGGAGCGGCTCGGCGCTGACGTGAAACCCGTGCTCCTCG GAGGTCTGGAGAGCGGGAAGACCGATCTCAGGGAAGATGTCTCAGGACACTCCAGCGCGTCGGACGTGGAGTCGGACAGCGACTCTCCCACAGAG TGTAAAGCATCTTCGTCGtcgtcatcatcatcctctGAAGAGGATTCGGAGAGCTcccaggaggaagaggagacagGCTCAGGGCACACCATACAGCTGGACCAGTCGGGCCAGAAACTCAGGCATAACTGCAAACCACTCAAGCG AGAACGTCCTACCTCACCCAGCACAGAAGAGGCCATTCAGGGGATGCTGTCCATGGCTGGACTGCTGTGCAGCACTAACCCAGAGAGGCCCGGCTCCACCCAGGAGTCCTGGTGGTCCAACTCCAGCCAGTGCTCCCGGCAGGGCGGCGGCGGCATGATGGACAGCCAAGGCAACAGCAGCGAGGCCTGGGACAATCAGGGCTTCCCCAGCCCAGAAGCAGGCTACCAGTACGGTGACCCTTCAATGTCTCCTCCTCTGCACCCTTCCAAGAGACACGCCCCCAACCCTCCACCTATCAGCAATCAGGCCACGAAAG gaaaaCGGCCCAAAAAGGGAATGGCCACAGCCAAGCAGAGACTGGGTAAAATCCTAAAACTCAACAGACACAGCCACGTCtttgtgtaa